In the Balaenoptera acutorostrata chromosome 7, mBalAcu1.1, whole genome shotgun sequence genome, one interval contains:
- the LSM8 gene encoding LSM8 homolog, U6 small nuclear RNA associated, with translation MTSALENYINRTVAVITSDGRMIVGTLKGFDQTINLILDESHERVFSSSQGVEQVVLGLYIVRGDNVAVIGEIDEETDSALDLGNIRAEPLNSVAH, from the exons ATGACGTCCGCCTTGGAGAACTACATCAACC GAACTGTTGCTGTCATTACTTCTGATGGGAGGATGATTGTG GGAACACTGAAAGGTTTTGACCAGACCATTAATTTGATTTTGGATGAAAGCCATGAACGAGTGTTCAGCTCTTCACAGGGAGTAGAACAAGTGGTACTAGGTTTATACATCGTGAGAGGTGATAATGT TGCAGTCATTGGAGAAATTGATGAAGAGACAGATTCTGCACTTGATTTGGGGAATATTCGAGCAGAACCTCTGAACTCTGTAGCACACTAA